In Francisella orientalis FNO12, the sequence GACTCTACCATACTCAGTACCACACAAGATATTATCACCTTGTTTAAGACTACCATTCTGAACTAGTACTGTTGCAACTGGACCACGTCCTTTTTCTAGACGAGACTCAATAACAACACCTTCAGCTAAACCTTCAGCAAATGCTTCTAATTCTAGAACTTCAGATTGTAATAACACAGCATCTAATAACTCTGCAATGCCTTCACCAGTTTTAGCAGAAACATTTGCAAACATAACATCTCCACCCCAAGATTCTGGAATAACGTTACGTTGCGCTAACTCACCGACAACCTTATCAGGATCAGCATCTGGCTTATCAATTTTGTTAACAGCAACAACGATTGGAACACCTGCTGCTTTAGCATGCTGAATAGCTTCTTTAGTCTGAGGCATAACCCCATCATCTGCTGCAACCACAAGGATTACGATATCTGTACTCTTAGCTCCGCGAGCGCGCATTGATGTGAAAGCTTCATGACCAGGAGTATCTAAAAAAGTAATAGCTCCTTTACTTGTTTTAACAGAGTATGCACCGATATGCTGTGTTATACCACCAGCTTCTCCTGCTACAACCCTTGCTTTACGTATATAGTCTAATAGAGAGGTTTTACCATGATCTACGTGACCCATAATAGTTACAACAGGCGCACGAGATATTTTCTTATGTAAACTTCTATCAACAGTAGTCACTGCTTCTTCAAGAGCATTTTCATTATGTAATGTATATTTATGCCCCATTTCCTCAACAATCAAAACCGCAGTATCTTGATCTAATGATTGGTTAATTGTAGCCATTACACCCATATTAAACAATACTTTAGCGATCTCAGCGCCTTTGACTGCCATTCTATTAGCCAAATCACTAACTGTAATGCCTTCACGTATTTCAACTGTTTTAACAGCACTTTCGACAGGCATTGTAAACTCTTGTTTTTTAACCTTAGGTGCTTTTAACTTACCTTTCTTACTACCAAACTCATCAAATGATTCTAAATCACCCGCAAGTTGTGATAGTTGTCTTGGATTAGCTTTTTTGAAGCCTTTACCACTAGCCTTTTTAGCTTTAGACTTCTTCTCTTCTTCTTCTCTTTTATACTTGGTATTAGTATTGTTACTACTTTCAGTAAAGACTTTCTTCGGAGATTTTTTCTTATTATTTTTAGATTCTGTAGATTTATCTTCAGATAACTTTTCTTCATCCTGAGAGTTATTCTCTTGAACTTTGACTTCAGGCATAGCGGTTATCTTAAAACCATTATCTTTTATAACTGGTTTAGTAACCGGCTGTTCTTGCTGAGGTTGTATAAAACTAACAGACTCTCTCTCTACACTTTCAATAACCTTATTATCTTTGGGATCAAGTGCTACTTGTGGTTTTTCAACAATAGACTCGTCTACTTTAGCCGGAGATTGTTCTTCTACTTTTTTTGCAACTCGTCTTTTTTTCTTGACCGAAACATTTATCTTATGCTTACCATCAAGTTTAAGAGAAGTTACTTTCTTTCTAGTAACAGTATTTTTAGCACTATTAATCTTATCTAAAAGAGTTTTCATTTCTTCCGGAGTCAAAGTATCTTTTTCACTACTTTTTTCTATACCAAAAGATTTAAGTTGCTTCAGTAACGCACTTACTTCTTTATTTGTTTGTTGTGCCAATTGGCCAACTGTAATCTCTGCCATTTCCCTCTCCTTTGTACTATTTTGATTCGTACTTCCTATTCAAACCAAGGGGCTCTTGCTTGCATTATCAAATCTGTTGCTTGTTTTTCATCAATAGCAACAATGTCAAGCAATTCATCCACAGATAGCTCTGCCAGATTTTCCATTGTCACTATATTATTTTGAGCAAGTTTATCTGCTAACTCTTGAGTCATACCTTGCATATTAAGTAAATCTTCAGCTGGCTTCTTACCACCTAATGCTTGAGACAAAATCACTGCTTTTGCTCTTTCTTGAAGCTCATCTACAATCTCTTCATCAAAGCCTTCGATTTCCAAAAGCTCATCTCTATCTAGATATGCTAAATCTTCTAGTGTTTCAATACCCTCTTCTATTAGAACCAAAGCAAAATCATGATCAATATCTATCGCTTCAACAAATTTTTCAACTATAGACATTTGTTTTTCTTCTTGCTCAGTATTAGATAAAACATTTATCTTCCAACCGATTAAAGCTCTTGCTAATCTGACATTAACTCCGTTCTTACCTATGGCTTTTGATAAACTTTCTTGCTTAACAACTATATCCATTGAATTAGTTTCTTCATCAACATTTACTTCTAATATATCCTCAGAATCAACTGGTGATAAAGAGTTGATCGCATATTGAACCATATCTTCATCCCATAGAATAACATCGACTTTCTCACCATTTAGCTCGCTCATAATAGAATGAATTCTTGACCCTCTAACACCCACACAAGCACCACATGGATCTATCCTCTGATCATTGCTCTTGACAGTAACTTTTGATCTAAAACCAGGCTCACGAACAACACTCACAACATTTATAAGCTCCTCTTCAACTTCAGGGACTTCTAATTTAAATAAAGCTTTAAGCATCATATTACTAGCGCGACTAAGCATAACTGTATTTGGTTTATCGAACTCATCAACCTCAACACTCTCAACACATGATCTAATCTTATCGCCAACGCGAAATCTCTCTCTAGAAATCAAATCTTTCTTTGGTAGAATACCTTCAGCATTATTACCAAGATCAATAACCAAAATCTCGTAAGTCGCTCTTTTTACCTCTCCGTAAACAATATCTCCAATCTTACCTTGATAAAATCTAGCCGTCTTTTCTCTCTCAAAGTTTTTAATCTTCTTCATTAAGATCTGTTTTGCCATAGTAGCAGCAATGCGGCCATACTCTTTAACTTCTACAGATTCACGAATCACATCACCAGCCTTCACATCGTAGCCTTTTTCTTGAGCAACATCTTCGTAAAGCTCTTTCGAATAATCGATCAAATCTTCATCTTCTGACACAATATGCCAAACTCTATCTGCTTTAAAGTCGCCTATAACCCTATCGATTTTGACTTCGATATTCATGTGCTCGTCAAGCTCTTTTTTAGTTATAATAGCTAACGCCTCTTCCATAGCTTCGAACAAAAGGTCTTTTGAAATATCTTTCTCGTTTGCTACAGTTTCTAATACTAACAATAATTCTTTGCTCATACCTAATAATCCCTCTATCTAACTAAAATCTGGCGAAACTCTAAATTTCTTAAGCTCATCAAAATCAAAACTGACTTCTCTGCCATCATCAAGCTTTAGAATAACGTTATTGCCTTCAACTCTCTCGAGCACACCTTTAAATTTTGTTTGAGACTCAACTGGAGTTATGGTAACTGCCTTAACATTAAATCCTACCAAAGCTTGCGCCTGAACAATATTAAAAATTTGGCGATTCATCCCTGGAGAAGACACTTCTAGAACATACTTATCTGAGATAAGATCTTCCACATCAAAAATTGCACTCACCTCTTTACTTACAACCTGACAATCATCAACCGAAACACCATTCTCATGGTCAATAAAAATACGTATAGTAAGCTTGGCAGCACCCACGACCTCTATTCCCCATAAAATATAGCCTACATCAGCTGTAATGGGTTCTACTATTTCATACAAATCATCTAGTAACATTTTCACCCCTTAGATTTTGCATACCCTCTAGATAGCAAAAAGGCCCTTGAAGGGCCTTTATAAAATAAAAACTTTTGGTAGCGGGGGCAGGATTTGAACCTACGACCTTCGGGTTATGAGCCCGACGAGCTACCAAGCTGCTCCACCCCGCGTCTATGACAATATATAATAACAACATTTTAACAGATGTCAAGCTTTATGACAGTTTGTTTTTTAAACACTGAATTCTCTTATTGCATCTACCATAATTCTAACATTATCAGAATTAATATCTGGGTAAATGCCATGACCTAAATTAACAATGTAGTTATTTAGCTTATCAGACTGAATAAATTCGATGTTTTTCTTAACCGTGTTTCTAATACTATCAGATGTGCCATACAAAAATGCTGGATCAAAATTACCTTGCAGAACCTTACCCACACCTATTCTATGACGAGCTTGATCTAGAGTTACATTCCAATCCACACCAACACCATCACATGATTTATCTTTCAATTCCTCAAAAAAGTTTGAACCTCCCTTTGTGAAGAAAACCACAGGAACATTAGATCTCTTCTTCACATTTTTAGCAATATATTCCAGATACTTTAATGAGAATTCTTTATACTGTTCTAAAGGTAAAATTCCTCCCCAAGTATCGAAAATCATTAAAGAACTAGCACCAGCTTTGATTTGCTCAAGTAGATAAATCACTGTTATGTCAGCTAACCTTTGAAGAAGTGCGTGCATCAATTGAGGATTTGCATACATCATTTTTCTTAGTTTACTGAATTGTTTTGAGCCAGATCCTTCAACCATATATGCCGCGAGTGTCCATGGACTTCCAGTAAAGCCTATAAGGGGTACATTTATAGCAGCCTTCGTAGTTCTAACCGCATCATAAACATACTCCAAATCGCCAACACTATCTTCTGCTGACTTTAACCTATTTAAATCCTTTTCTGACTCAATAGGATCAGAAAATACAGGGCCAACTCCCTTGATAAATTTTAGATCCATACCCATTGCTTCAGGAATAGTTAAAATATCTGAAAATACAATTGCAGCATCAAGATCATATCTTTCTAGCGGATGCAGTGCTACCTCACAACAAGCATCTGCATTGCGACACATATCCATAAAGTTCTCAAACTTTGATCTTAATGCGCGATATTCTGGTAAATATCTACCAGCTTGACGCATTATCCATATCGGTGGTTTTTCTAATTTCTCATGCTTAAAAGCATCCAAAAACAACTCTCTCATACTTAAAATGTACCTTTAAATTTATTGTGAAGGACTATTTAAAAAACTTGTCCATTTTTCTGTAACCTATAGCTTCTTGGATTGCTAGTTTTTCAATTTTCTTGCATCCCCTTAAATCTGCTATTGTTCGAGCTACTTTGAGTATTTTATAGTACCCTCTGGCAGATAGTCCAAGCTTTTCTTATAGCTAATGTTAGCATTTTTTTACTTTCTTCATCAAGGTCACAAACCTCGTCTAACTCTTTACTTGTTAGCATTGAATTTATTTTACCTTGCCTAGTGATATGGATATTTCTCGCTTTTTTAACTCGCTCCCTAATTATGACTACTTTTTTCACCTCTTAATTCTTGATTTGTTAGATCCTCTTTTGCTAGCTCAAGAACCTCAACTTGTAAATCAATTCTGTCTAAAAGAGGTCCTGAAAGCTTACTTTGATACCTTTTAATTGATTGAATTGAATCTGAGCACTCTTTATACTGCGATCCTAAATACCCACACGGACAAGGATTCATAGCAGCTATCAATTGAAAGTTAGCTGGATACTCTACCTGACACTTTGCTCTAGAAATATTTACAACTCCCGTCTCAAGAGGTTCTCTTAAAACTTCTAAAACCTTACGGTCAAACTCTAGTAACTCATCAAGGAATAACACACCATTATGAGCTAAAGATATTTCACCAGGCATAGGGTTGCTACCACCTCCGACCAAAGAAACACCTGAAGAAGTATGGTGAGGATGATGAAATGGTCTTTTATAAAAACTTTCCGCTATCCCTGATTCACCTTTAATTGAAGCAATCATCGCCGATGAAAGGGCTTCTTTTTTGTCTAATGGTGGCAAAATAGAGTTAAGCCTACTAGCAAGCATTGTCTTACCAGTTCCCGGTGGACTAACTAAAAGAATATTATGACCACCTGCCGCTGCAATCTCCAAAGCGCGTCTAGCCTGATACTGCCCTTTGACATCTTCTAAATCAGAATATAATCTTTCAAAATCAATTTCTTGCAATTGCTCTACCGGAGCTTTATCATCACCAGATAAAAAATCTACAATTTCTTTTAGCGTTTCAAAAGAATATGCACAAACATCTTCAACTAAAGCAATCTCTTTTTCATTATGAACAGGTATCACAAGTTTTTTATCATTCGCAACATACTTAATAGCCATTGGTATCGCACTAGAAATTTTTCTTAGCTCTCCACCTAGAGACAACTCTCCAGCAAACTTAAAATCTTCAACATTTCTAACAATGTTTATTTGGCCTGACGCATATAAAATACCTAGTGCTATAGGCAAATCAAATCTTCCACTACTCTTTTGTAGATTGGCAGGAGCAAGATTAATTGTGATACGTTTATTTGGAAAATTAAATCCAGAATTTATGATAGCGCTTCTAACACTATCTTTACTTTCTTTAACAGCCGCCTCCGGCAAACCCACTATTGATAAGCCAGGCAGACCATTTGACAATTGCACTTCTATAGAGACAAGCAGTGCTTCAATAACTAATTGAGCGCGACTTTTTAGAACTGCTAAAGACATTTTATTCTTTCTCGGCTATTAATTTATCTAACTTAGCCTCGATCTGCTCTAATTTTTGACGTGTCTTCAAAAGAATTTTTTTCTGTATTTCAAACTCTTCTCTACCCACCACATCAAGTTTTTTTAAACTTTTATTAATAATATTATCTTTCGAGTTTTTGATTACATCATTAATTGGACCTAAAATTTCTTTCATAGAAAAATAGTATTAAATTGTCTTTACATAAAAGTATAAAAGTTATAACAAGAATAGGCAATAAACTATTGAAACTTAAATAACGTTAGTAACTTGAGTAAGAACCCCAAGAAGAAGCATTGGCATGATACCTAAGAATAAAAGAACTAAACCGTTAATACTTAGTGCTATAAGAGATGTCATTGGAGGCTTAACTGTCTCATTATTCTCTGGTTCATCAAAATACATAGTTCTAATAACTCTTACATAATAGAATGATGCAACAACAGCCATAAATAGCACAAAACATGCCAATACATAACTGCCATCATTAATTAAGCCCATAATAACAAATAATTTTGCTATGAAACCACCAAATGGAGGAATCCCTGCCATAGAGAACAAAACTATCAGCAGTATAAATGCTAACCAAGAGTCTTTTGTATTGAAACCTTTTAGATTTTTAAGATCTTGAACTTCATAACCGCCAACAGAGATTGTAGTTAACACCCCAAACGCTGCTAGAGTAGTAAAAACATAAACTATTACATAGAAACTAGCAGCTGTTAAAGCATAGCCCTGTGGATTAAGTGTAGTAGCTAATAAAACAAAACCTATTTGCGATACTGTAGAATAACCCAAAAGTCTCTTAACGTTTGTTTGCGATAAAGCCACTAAACTACCAAAGAATATCGACAATATGCCTATAACTCTGAATAAGTATATCCAAGAATCTTTAAGCGATGGAAAGCCTACAAATAAAATATTAACAAGCATAGCAAATGCTGCTACTTTTGGAATAGTCGCAACAATATTGGCAACAGCGTTTGGCGCACCCTGATAGACATCTGGCAACCACATATGAAATGGGAAAGCTCCTAGTTTGAATAAGAAGGTTGCTATCATCATAACTAAACATACAAGTAATAACTGCTGTTCTAAGCCTGTGAAATTTCCTTGCGAAAGTGCAGTTGCAATATCTGTAATATCAAGTTGACCTGTCATACCATATACAAATGACATACCAAATAGCAATAAAGCTGAAGCAATAGCTCCTAGTACGAAATATTTAATAGCAGCTTCAAGGCCTGTACTAGAATCTCTATAGATTGCTATTAGTGCATACATAGGTAACGACAATAACTCTAAACCGATATAGATTGTAACTAAACTATGTGCAGCTGTAAGAACCATAGCACCTAACACACACAGCATCAAAAGTGTATAAAAATCACCGTCTGATATTTTTCTATCTTTTACATACTCTCTTGAATATAGTGCCACAAATACTGCTAATACAAGTATCACTAACTGTAGCGTATAAGCAAAACCACTGAATACAACTTGCCCCTCAAAAACAGAGCTACTATTTTGGATTAAATATTCTTTGGCAAAAGTAGCAACAAGAGCAAGTAGTGTAAATACTTGAAAGAATATGTAGTTAATATTCCTAATTTTACTGTGTAAAAAAAGTCCAGAAAACATTACAACTATCACACCTAGTGCTAATAGTATTTCTGGTAATATATAAAGAATTAATAAACTCATAATCAAAACACTACCCTACAGAGATAAACCAACAATATTAGCCGAAGCAGCTTCTGAAAGATGCAGTATCGGCTCTGGATAAAAACCAAACAATAAAGTTGGTACCGCTAACAATATAAATACAAACAGCTCCATCTTATTCAAATCAGTCAGGTTCGCTACTTGCGTAGA encodes:
- a CDS encoding NADH-quinone oxidoreductase subunit N, encoding MSLLILYILPEILLALGVIVVMFSGLFLHSKIRNINYIFFQVFTLLALVATFAKEYLIQNSSSVFEGQVVFSGFAYTLQLVILVLAVFVALYSREYVKDRKISDGDFYTLLMLCVLGAMVLTAAHSLVTIYIGLELLSLPMYALIAIYRDSSTGLEAAIKYFVLGAIASALLLFGMSFVYGMTGQLDITDIATALSQGNFTGLEQQLLLVCLVMMIATFLFKLGAFPFHMWLPDVYQGAPNAVANIVATIPKVAAFAMLVNILFVGFPSLKDSWIYLFRVIGILSIFFGSLVALSQTNVKRLLGYSTVSQIGFVLLATTLNPQGYALTAASFYVIVYVFTTLAAFGVLTTISVGGYEVQDLKNLKGFNTKDSWLAFILLIVLFSMAGIPPFGGFIAKLFVIMGLINDGSYVLACFVLFMAVVASFYYVRVIRTMYFDEPENNETVKPPMTSLIALSINGLVLLFLGIMPMLLLGVLTQVTNVI
- the rimP gene encoding ribosome maturation factor RimP produces the protein MLLDDLYEIVEPITADVGYILWGIEVVGAAKLTIRIFIDHENGVSVDDCQVVSKEVSAIFDVEDLISDKYVLEVSSPGMNRQIFNIVQAQALVGFNVKAVTITPVESQTKFKGVLERVEGNNVILKLDDGREVSFDFDELKKFRVSPDFS
- the infB gene encoding translation initiation factor IF-2; amino-acid sequence: MAEITVGQLAQQTNKEVSALLKQLKSFGIEKSSEKDTLTPEEMKTLLDKINSAKNTVTRKKVTSLKLDGKHKINVSVKKKRRVAKKVEEQSPAKVDESIVEKPQVALDPKDNKVIESVERESVSFIQPQQEQPVTKPVIKDNGFKITAMPEVKVQENNSQDEEKLSEDKSTESKNNKKKSPKKVFTESSNNTNTKYKREEEEKKSKAKKASGKGFKKANPRQLSQLAGDLESFDEFGSKKGKLKAPKVKKQEFTMPVESAVKTVEIREGITVSDLANRMAVKGAEIAKVLFNMGVMATINQSLDQDTAVLIVEEMGHKYTLHNENALEEAVTTVDRSLHKKISRAPVVTIMGHVDHGKTSLLDYIRKARVVAGEAGGITQHIGAYSVKTSKGAITFLDTPGHEAFTSMRARGAKSTDIVILVVAADDGVMPQTKEAIQHAKAAGVPIVVAVNKIDKPDADPDKVVGELAQRNVIPESWGGDVMFANVSAKTGEGIAELLDAVLLQSEVLELEAFAEGLAEGVVIESRLEKGRGPVATVLVQNGSLKQGDNILCGTEYGRVRAMHDDLGKQIKSAGPATPVEILGLSGVPAAGDDMVVIENEKKAKELAAQRSQRQKEAKIAQEQSLKLSNMFSNMGKEGEQQTLKIILKGDVQGSVEAIRESLLKLSTDEVKVDIIASGIGAIASSDVTLAVASTAVIIGFNVRADSAAKKLAEGDGVELRYYNIIYDLIDDVKKAMTGLLSPDMKEQIIGIAEVREVYRSSKFGSIAGCMVIEGTVKRTNPIRILRNNVVIYEGTLESLKRFKDDASEVKKGMECGIGVKNYNDVREGDQIEVFEVIEVAKEL
- the nusA gene encoding transcription termination factor NusA, which translates into the protein MSKELLLVLETVANEKDISKDLLFEAMEEALAIITKKELDEHMNIEVKIDRVIGDFKADRVWHIVSEDEDLIDYSKELYEDVAQEKGYDVKAGDVIRESVEVKEYGRIAATMAKQILMKKIKNFEREKTARFYQGKIGDIVYGEVKRATYEILVIDLGNNAEGILPKKDLISRERFRVGDKIRSCVESVEVDEFDKPNTVMLSRASNMMLKALFKLEVPEVEEELINVVSVVREPGFRSKVTVKSNDQRIDPCGACVGVRGSRIHSIMSELNGEKVDVILWDEDMVQYAINSLSPVDSEDILEVNVDEETNSMDIVVKQESLSKAIGKNGVNVRLARALIGWKINVLSNTEQEEKQMSIVEKFVEAIDIDHDFALVLIEEGIETLEDLAYLDRDELLEIEGFDEEIVDELQERAKAVILSQALGGKKPAEDLLNMQGMTQELADKLAQNNIVTMENLAELSVDELLDIVAIDEKQATDLIMQARAPWFE
- the hemE gene encoding uroporphyrinogen decarboxylase, translating into MRELFLDAFKHEKLEKPPIWIMRQAGRYLPEYRALRSKFENFMDMCRNADACCEVALHPLERYDLDAAIVFSDILTIPEAMGMDLKFIKGVGPVFSDPIESEKDLNRLKSAEDSVGDLEYVYDAVRTTKAAINVPLIGFTGSPWTLAAYMVEGSGSKQFSKLRKMMYANPQLMHALLQRLADITVIYLLEQIKAGASSLMIFDTWGGILPLEQYKEFSLKYLEYIAKNVKKRSNVPVVFFTKGGSNFFEELKDKSCDGVGVDWNVTLDQARHRIGVGKVLQGNFDPAFLYGTSDSIRNTVKKNIEFIQSDKLNNYIVNLGHGIYPDINSDNVRIMVDAIREFSV
- a CDS encoding accessory factor UbiK family protein, with product MKEILGPINDVIKNSKDNIINKSLKKLDVVGREEFEIQKKILLKTRQKLEQIEAKLDKLIAEKE